Proteins encoded within one genomic window of Brassica rapa cultivar Chiifu-401-42 chromosome A09, CAAS_Brap_v3.01, whole genome shotgun sequence:
- the LOC103837296 gene encoding protein LIGHT-DEPENDENT SHORT HYPOCOTYLS 1, translating into MESISHQANRNINTSTQSTPPSPSRYENQKRRDWNTFCQYLRNHRPPLSLPSCSGAHVLEFLRYLDQFGKTKVHHQNCAFFGLPNPPAPCPCPLRQAWGSLDALIGRLRAAYEENGGPPEANPFGSRAVRLYLREVRDFQAKARGVSYDKKRKRVNRQKTQTLPQTQPPLPLQQQQPHQGQSVMANYSGATV; encoded by the coding sequence ATGGAATCGATCTCTCACCAAGCAAACAGGAACATTAATACCTCCACACAATCAACACCTCCTTCCCCAAGCCGATACGAGAACCAGAAACGCCGTGACTGGAACACGTTCTGTCAATACCTCAGGAACCACCGTCCTCCCCTCTCTCTCCCTTCGTGCAGCGGCGCACACGTGCTCGAGTTCCTCCGCTACCTCGACCAGTTCGGGAAAACAAAGGTTCATCACCAAAACTGCGCCTTCTTCGGCCTCCCTAACCCTCCCGCACCTTGCCCTTGCCCTCTCCGACAAGCCTGGGGCTCACTCGATGCCCTCATTGGACGTCTCCGTGCCGCCTACGAGGAGAACGGTGGCCCTCCCGAGGCTAACCCCTTTGGCTCACGCGCCGTCAGGTTATACCTCCGTGAAGTCAGAGACTTCCAGGCCAAAGCTCGCGGCGTTAGCTACgataagaagaggaagagagtcAACAGGCAGAAAACGCAAACGTTACCGCAGACGCAGCCACCTCTGCCGCTTCAGCAACAGCAACCACATCAAGGTCAGTCTGTGATGGCTAATTACTCGGGTGCAACTGTATGA
- the LOC103837294 gene encoding biogenesis of lysosome-related organelles complex 1 subunit 2 has translation MADARGDDLAESLKNLFTSVSSMVKSELQGTNNQLDLLEKMNLRVAAEYDDLGDVAAGLRVFAEQMKSKSGGLDEFVGQMDAIEKQVSEFEAVISVLDRYVSVLESKVRAECRNHQHHRRSNETVTE, from the exons ATGGCGGATGCACGCGGTGATGATCTAGCTGAATCGCTAAAGAATCTCTTCACGAGTGTATCATCCATGGTGAAATCGGAGCTCCAG GGAACGAACAATCAGCTGGATCTGTTGGAGAAGATGAACCTGAGAGTTGCGGCGGAGTACGATGATCTGGGTGACGTGGCGGCTGGGCTGAGAGTTTTCGCGGAGCAGATGAAGTCGAAAAGTGGAGGCTTGGATGAGTTCGTGGGACAGATGGACGCAATCGAGAAACAGGTGTCGGAGTTCGAAGCTGTCATCTCTGTTCTCGATCGTTATGTCTCTGTCCTAGAATCCAAAGTCCGAGCTGAGTGTCGGAATCATCAACATCATCGTCGGTCTAATGAGACTGTTACAGAATGA